Proteins co-encoded in one Malus domestica chromosome 09, GDT2T_hap1 genomic window:
- the LOC103444425 gene encoding E3 ubiquitin-protein ligase ATL41-like has translation MSSLSTIPMRLLKDDETDRPWFHHRSSYDFNSKIMLTAIISLSVVVLLVIVLHTYARCVLRRQALRRAAWHHNLGSTVAHAHSVESEPPKNGLEPSVIAALPIFVFTRAGGRDGRDDNAIECAVCLSMLEDEEMARLLPNCKHSFHAECIDKWLSSHTTCPICRTEAEPRLPLEPREGPAAGTPTAPPLEHVNSVLSSSCMEGTSEGAQSSSVGTKVNAPVSRLSSFRRILSMDRSSRRVQSCGQEDGMEDLERQ, from the coding sequence ATGTCTTCCTTGTCTACAATTCCGATGCGCCTCCTCAAGGATGACGAGACCGATCGGCCATGGTTCCATCACAGAAGCTCATACGACTTCAACAGCAAGATTATGCTAACAGCCATCATTTCATTATCCGTCGTTGTTTTGCTAGTAATCGTGCTTCATACCTACGCAAGGTGCGTCCTCCGACGCCAGGCCCTTCGCCGAGCGGCCTGGCATCATAATTTGGGGTCAACCGTGGCTCATGCCCACTCCGTTGAGTCTGAGCCACCCAAGAACGGACTCGAGCCCTCCGTCATCGCCGCCTTGCCCATATTCGTATTCACACGTGCGGGCGGTCGAGATGGCCGGGATGACAACGCAATAGAATGCGCTGTGTGTTTGAGTATGTTAGAGGATGAAGAAATGGCACGGTTGCTTCCAAATTGCAAGCATAGTTTCCATGCAGAGTGCATCGACAAGTGGCTGAGTTCCCACACTACCTGCCCCATTTGCCGGACAGAGGCGGAGCCACGTCTGCCGCTCGAGCCACGAGAGGGTCCCGCGGCCGGGACGCCCACGGCTCCACCATTGGAGCATGTGAATTCTGTGTTGTCATCATCATGTATGGAAGGGACATCAGAAGGGGCTCAATCCAGCTCAGTTGGTACTAAAGTAAATGCTCCAGTTTCGAGGTTGAGTTCTTTCAGAAGAATCCTTAGCATGGACAGATCTTCGAGACGGGTTCAATCTTGTGGTCAAGAAGATGGTATGGAAGACTTAGAGAGGCAGTGA
- the LOC139187891 gene encoding uncharacterized protein gives MGFLYGELQRAKMEVKETFKNNEANNQIILQIIDEKAREQLDSPLLLAGYLFNPYYFFKDQSIQHAPIVMEGFTCVDKFFPDNYEVQNPVINVEIQKYRVKEGGFRRHLAEIGCVENDENYNSVAWWYNYGNGVPNLQWMTIKILSLTTSSSSCERNWSSFKGIHTKKMNRLDTTRLNNLVYIQFNARIMNKKKREKEKKVDILLASEASMVQGWIVEGGYEELELGSGIGETSEEVGSSLEPRRSSKNVEVRKLHEEDFISDEDTEEEEEEGDDEEVEFKSDTERDLEGYGEEEFDA, from the exons ATGGGGTTTTTGTATGGAGAGCTACAAAGAGCAAAGATGGAGGTTAAAGAGACATTCAAGAACAATGAGGCCAACAATCAAATAATTCTTCAAATTATTGATGAAAAAGCTCGTGAGCAGCTTGATAGTCCATTGCTTTTGGCAGGCTACCTCTTTAACCCTTATTActtcttcaaagatcaaagcATACAACATGCTCCAATTGTCATGGAAGGCTTTACTTGTGTTGATAAGTTCTTCCCCGATAACTATGAGGTTCAAAACCCAGTGATAAATGTTGAGATACAAAAGTATAGAGTAAAAGAAGGTGGATTTAGAAGACATTTGGCCGAAATTGGATGCGTTGAGAATGATGAAAACTATAATTCGG TTGCATGGTGGTATAATTATGGAAATGGTGTGCCTAATTTGCAATGGATGACTATAAAGATTCTCTCATTGACTACAAGTTCATCTagttgtgaaagaaattggagttcTTTTAAAGGTATACatacaaagaaaatgaataGACTAGATACAACAAGGTTAAATAATTTAGTCTATATCCAATTTAATGCAAGAATTATgaacaagaagaaaagagagaaggagaagaaagtggACATACTACTTGCAAGTGAAGCTAGTATGGTTCAAGGATGGATTGTAGAGGGTGGCTATGAAGAACTTGAGCTTGGTTCGGGAATTGGAGAGACATCGGAGGAGGTAGGTAGTTCCCTAGAGCCTAGGAGGAGTTCTAAAAATGTTGAAGTAAGAAAACTTCATGAAGAAGATTTTATATCAGATGAGGAcacggaagaagaagaagaagaaggagatgatGAAGAAGTTGAGTTTAAGTCTGATACGGAGAGAGACTTGGAGGGATATGGTGAAGAAGAGTTTGATGCTTAG